The genomic stretch acaagagcaaaattacatctcagaaaaaacaaaaacaaaaaacaaaccccacaaAAGATGGGATGGATATagaattttctttatagtttctcTCCAGTATATATTCTCAGGTGTCTTTAAAAGATTACGTGAAGTGAAGGCTTTCCTACACTCCATACATTCATAGCGTTTCTGTCCATGGAGTCCATTCACATATCTGCAATCCCGCAGGAGAGTGGAAGTTCCTCCCccatttgttaaatatttcattGCCGCATGAGTCACGTCTTCAAAGTGAATTAGGACAACTGAAGGCTTAATCACACCGTTTACATTCCTTGAATTTCTCTCCAGCGTAAGTACTCTCATACATCCAAAAGGAACTAATACAACTGACAGCATTACCACACTTTACTTTCTTAGGGCTTCTGTCTACTATGAGTCCTTTCGTGCACGTGCAAAGACTTTGAGTAACTGAAGGCTTTACCACATTGTCTACACTGAAAGGGtctttctccagtatgaattcttttGTGTACTTTCAGGGAATTTAAACAAGTGAAAGCTTTGCCACACTGCTTACACTCACATGGTTTCACTCCAGTGTGACTTCTTTCGTGCCTTCGAAGGTGACTGAAGTAAATGAAGACCCGACCACACTGTttgcattcatagggtttctctctaGTATGGGTTCTTTCATGGATTCGAAAGTGAGTGGAATAAAGAAAGGCTttaccacattctttacattcgtAAGTTTTCTCGCCAGTGTGAACTCTTTCGTGCAACTGAAGGTAACTTGAAGAATTGAAGGCTTTACCACATtgtttacattcatagggtttttctCCAAAATGAGTTCTTTCGTGCACTTCACAGGAACTAGATGACTTGAAGGCTTCCCCACATTTCTTACATGTATAAGGTTGAACTCCGGTGTGGGTTTTCACGTGTTTTCGAAGGCTTGAGTGAGAAAAGAAGGCTCTCCCACATTCCCTACATACaaaaggtttctctccagtatgagtttTCTCATGACTCCGTAAGTACGTGGGAcaactgaaggctttcccacattgcttacattcataaggtttctctccagtgtgagtccttTCGTGGGTTAGAAAAGGCTGGTAATATATAAAGGCTTTTCCACACTgtttacatttgtagggtttctctccagtgtgattTTTTTCATGGCGCCGAAGAGCAGTGAGATATCTGAAtgccttcccacattccttacattcatagggtgtctctccagtatgaattcttatATGGTTtcgaaaggaaaagagaaatgcgaaggctttgccacattccttacattcatagggtttctctccagtgtgaattctttcATGGGTTCGAATACTGGAGCTGCGAGTGAAGGttttcccacattctttacatttatgTGGCTTCTCTCCATATTCGTGACACTCATTTGGTTTCTGTTCAGTGTGAGATCTCATGTGCCTATTAAGGGAGACCTGATGCATGAAGACTTCCCCACACACACTGCAGTCACATGGTTTTAATCCAGTAGGAGTTTCCAGGTTCGTATTAAGATCAGGAATCTGGCTAGTGCTTTTTC from Pan paniscus chromosome 20, NHGRI_mPanPan1-v2.0_pri, whole genome shotgun sequence encodes the following:
- the ZNF490 gene encoding zinc finger protein 490 isoform X1 encodes the protein MRRNSSLSFQMERPLEEQVQSKWSSSQGRTGTGGSDVLQMQNSEHHGQSIKTQTDSISLEDVAVNFTLEEWALLDPGQRNIYRDVMRATFKNLACIGEKWKDQDIEDEHKNQGRNLRSPMVEALCENKEDCPCGKSTSQIPDLNTNLETPTGLKPCDCSVCGEVFMHQVSLNRHMRSHTEQKPNECHEYGEKPHKCKECGKTFTRSSSIRTHERIHTGEKPYECKECGKAFAFLFSFRNHIRIHTGETPYECKECGKAFRYLTALRRHEKNHTGEKPYKCKQCGKAFIYYQPFLTHERTHTGEKPYECKQCGKAFSCPTYLRSHEKTHTGEKPFVCRECGRAFFSHSSLRKHVKTHTGVQPYTCKKCGEAFKSSSSCEVHERTHFGEKPYECKQCGKAFNSSSYLQLHERVHTGEKTYECKECGKAFLYSTHFRIHERTHTREKPYECKQCGRVFIYFSHLRRHERSHTGVKPCECKQCGKAFTCLNSLKVHKRIHTGERPFQCRQCGKAFSYSKSLHVHERTHSRQKP
- the ZNF490 gene encoding zinc finger protein 490 isoform X2, whose protein sequence is MQNSEHHGQSIKTQTDSISLEDVAVNFTLEEWALLDPGQRNIYRDVMRATFKNLACIGEKWKDQDIEDEHKNQGRNLRSPMVEALCENKEDCPCGKSTSQIPDLNTNLETPTGLKPCDCSVCGEVFMHQVSLNRHMRSHTEQKPNECHEYGEKPHKCKECGKTFTRSSSIRTHERIHTGEKPYECKECGKAFAFLFSFRNHIRIHTGETPYECKECGKAFRYLTALRRHEKNHTGEKPYKCKQCGKAFIYYQPFLTHERTHTGEKPYECKQCGKAFSCPTYLRSHEKTHTGEKPFVCRECGRAFFSHSSLRKHVKTHTGVQPYTCKKCGEAFKSSSSCEVHERTHFGEKPYECKQCGKAFNSSSYLQLHERVHTGEKTYECKECGKAFLYSTHFRIHERTHTREKPYECKQCGRVFIYFSHLRRHERSHTGVKPCECKQCGKAFTCLNSLKVHKRIHTGERPFQCRQCGKAFSYSKSLHVHERTHSRQKP